The Clostridium sporogenes region AATAAATCAGAATACCCTACATCAAATAGAAAACTAGTATCCTCATCTTCAATGTAGTATGAAACAGCAGGTTCACCACAATAATATTGGTCAATGTATGTATTATTATCTACTAAGACTTTTAATTTCATATTTTTAACTCCTTTATGTAATGCAAATAGATTTTTCCATAGATTATAAATTTATACTAAATCATAGTCTAATTGTATACATTACTAATATTAATTTCAACATAATGTATACAGCAACTGATGGAAATTATCTTTAAAAAGTATGATATCTTCCCGTGGTTTAGAAATAAGGATATGTGCTGTAAAAGACATTTGAACGAGATTAGAGATTCTTAGTTGTTTTTTATATAACAATTATTAAAACAGTTTTTACAGTTATTAAAATAAGAAATAATTTTAGAGAAAATAGATATCTAGAAAAATAATTAGAATACTTTATCTGTCAGCTAATATTTAAGCGTAAAGTAAACAGGACGTTTACTTAGCTCTGCTCTGCAGGACGTGGAATTAGAGCGCTAGCTTAAATATTAGAGCACAAATATTAGTATTCTTTATTTTTATAGATATCTATTGAACAAAATTATTTCTTATTTTAATTCTCTAACTATAAAGTTTTTTTATTTTCCTCTATTTCTTTTGCTAGATTTTCTAAGTATTCTTGTCTTTCCATTTTAAATAACAGTTCTTCCTCTACCTTATCCTTTTCCTTTAAAAGATCTTCAAGTCTCATAAAGTCAGAGGCATTTACTTCTACTTCTTCTTCTAGCTTGGATAATTTTTCTTCAAGTTTTTCTATATCTTTATCTATATTTTCATATTCAAGTTTTTCCTTATAAGAAAATTTTAATTTTGATGTTTTTTCCTTTTGGTTATTGGTTTCCTTTGAAGATTTATTTGTTTTTCCTTCTTTTAAAGTCATGCTTGAAATTTCTTTTTTCTTATCAATAAAGTCTGAATAGTTTCCAATGTATTCAGAAATCTTTCCGTTGCCTTCAAAGTGAAAGATTTTATTACAGGTTCTATCTAAAAAGTATCTATCGTGGGATACAGATATAACGGGACCATTAAATTCATCAATATAGTTTTCTAAAACTTTTAATGTATCAATATCTAGGTCATTAGTTGGTTCATCTAATATAAGTACATTAGGTGCAGCCATTAAGATTTTTAAAAGATATAGTCTTCTTTTTTCTCCACCGGATAGTTTTGAAATATAGCACCATTGCATATCATCTGTGAAAAGAAATCTTTCCATCATTTGAGAGGCGCTTATTTTAGTTCCATCTGCTGTGGTTATAAATTCTGCTGTTTCTCTTATATATTCTATAGCTCTTAAATTTGGATTCATATCCTCTGAATGCTGTGAGGAATATGCAATATTTACTGTAGTACCTATATCAATGGAACCACTATCTGGATTTATTTTATTTGTAATAATATTTAAAAGGGTAGATTTACCTATACCGTTGTTTCCTACTATACCAATACGATCATTTCTAAGTAAAATATAATTAAAATCTTTTATTAAAGTTTTCTCTTCAAATTTTTTAGTTAAGTGTTCTATGTTAATTATTTTTTTGCCTAATCTTGAATGAGCTACAGATATGTCTATATCATCACTATTATGACTGTAGTTACTTTCCCCTAGTTCTTCAAATCTTTTTATTCTTGCCTTTTGTTTGGTTCCTCTTGCTTGAACTCCAGCTCTAATCCATTCTAATTCTTTTTTATAAAGACTTTGTCTTTTTTCTTCTAAGGAATTTTCTAATGCTATTCTTTCAGCTTTCTTTTCCACAAACTGTGAATAATTGCAATTATAAGTGTACATAGTTCCATAATCTAGTTCTAAAGTTTTATTAACAACTCTATCTAAAAAATATCTATCATGGGTTACCATTAAAAGGGCACCTTTTCTAGTTTGAAGATAATTTTCAAGCCAATCTATAGTATCATTATCCATGTGGTTTGTTGGTTCATCTAATATAAGTAAGTCACAAGGAGATATTAAAGAGGAGCATAGGGCAACTCTTTTCTTTTGACCACCAGAGAGTTCTTTTATTTTTTTATCAAAGTCTGTTACATTAAGTTTTGTAAGAACGGCTTTAATTTTGCTTTCAAGATCCCAAGCATCTAAAGAATCCATTTCACTAGTTAATGTTAACAAATGATTTTGGAGTTTTTCATCCTCAGGATTTTTAGAAATTAGGTTTAAAGTTTTTTCATATTCACCTATTATAGACATTACTTTAGAATTACTTTTAAATACTTGTTCTAGTATTGTAGCATTAGGATCTAAAGCTGGATTTTGATCTAAATATTCAATAGTAGCTCCTTTGGGAATAGTGATGTTACCGGCATCAGGGCTGTCTTCACCGGTGACAATTTTTAAAAGAGAAGACTTTCCTGTACCATTAACTCCTATTAAGCCTATTTTATCTTCATCACTTATGGTAAAAGAAACATCTTTAAATAAAGTTTTTTCACCATAACTTTTACATATATTTTCAACAGTTACTATAATCATTAAAATCATCCTTTTGTTAATTTAATTTATACTCTATGATGTATATTCTATTATAAAAAACAGTTATAGTAAAACATAAATATTACAAAATAAACTGTATAAATATTTATAGATTTATTTTATTTCATTTTAAGAAATTAAACTTGCAAATTTTTTTTAGTTTAATTTTTTTTATTTAAATAGTTTGATAAACTGCTTTAAGGTGTAAATATAATTGTATAAAAAATAACAAAACCATAAAAGAAACAG contains the following coding sequences:
- a CDS encoding ABC-F family ATP-binding cassette domain-containing protein: MIIVTVENICKSYGEKTLFKDVSFTISDEDKIGLIGVNGTGKSSLLKIVTGEDSPDAGNITIPKGATIEYLDQNPALDPNATILEQVFKSNSKVMSIIGEYEKTLNLISKNPEDEKLQNHLLTLTSEMDSLDAWDLESKIKAVLTKLNVTDFDKKIKELSGGQKKRVALCSSLISPCDLLILDEPTNHMDNDTIDWLENYLQTRKGALLMVTHDRYFLDRVVNKTLELDYGTMYTYNCNYSQFVEKKAERIALENSLEEKRQSLYKKELEWIRAGVQARGTKQKARIKRFEELGESNYSHNSDDIDISVAHSRLGKKIINIEHLTKKFEEKTLIKDFNYILLRNDRIGIVGNNGIGKSTLLNIITNKINPDSGSIDIGTTVNIAYSSQHSEDMNPNLRAIEYIRETAEFITTADGTKISASQMMERFLFTDDMQWCYISKLSGGEKRRLYLLKILMAAPNVLILDEPTNDLDIDTLKVLENYIDEFNGPVISVSHDRYFLDRTCNKIFHFEGNGKISEYIGNYSDFIDKKKEISSMTLKEGKTNKSSKETNNQKEKTSKLKFSYKEKLEYENIDKDIEKLEEKLSKLEEEVEVNASDFMRLEDLLKEKDKVEEELLFKMERQEYLENLAKEIEENKKTL